In Pyxidicoccus xibeiensis, the following proteins share a genomic window:
- a CDS encoding IS3 family transposase (programmed frameshift) has product MSTDTKQRRKRRSFTAEFKAEAVRLVLEEGKTVGQVARDLDLTETALRTWVERARTDRGQGKPGALTTAEREELARLRKENRQLQMERDFLKKAGGLLREGGLEVKFEFIEAQKAHFPVELMCRQLGVARSGYYAWQSRPESARQKADRALAVEVAAVHQKSRGTYGSPRVHAELRAGGRRVSRKRVGRLMGQQGLAARKKRRFVRTTDSRHSQPVASNVLARDFSPDQPNCTWVTDITYVWTRQGWLYLAVVLDLFSRLVVGWGMSEFIDRHLVLGALDMALKGRQPPRGLLHHSDRGSQYASEDYQRALASRGIECSMSRKGNCWDNAVAESFFSTLKMELVHDADFATREQARSALFEYIEVFYNRQRRHSSLGYVSPVEYERAALPVAQAA; this is encoded by the exons ATGTCCACGGATACAAAGCAGAGAAGGAAGCGCCGCAGCTTCACCGCCGAGTTCAAAGCGGAGGCTGTCCGGCTGGTTCTGGAGGAGGGCAAGACAGTGGGCCAGGTGGCACGAGACCTGGACCTCACCGAGACGGCTCTGCGCACCTGGGTGGAGCGGGCCCGGACGGACCGGGGCCAGGGCAAGCCGGGAGCACTGACGACAGCCGAGCGGGAGGAACTGGCGAGGCTGCGCAAGGAGAACCGCCAGCTGCAGATGGAGCGCGACTTCCTAAAAAAAGCAG GCGGCCTTCTTCGCGAAGGAGGGCTCGAAGTGAAGTTCGAGTTCATCGAAGCGCAGAAGGCCCACTTCCCCGTCGAGCTGATGTGTCGGCAGCTGGGCGTCGCCCGCTCGGGATACTACGCGTGGCAGAGCCGACCGGAGTCCGCGCGGCAGAAGGCAGACCGAGCTCTGGCCGTGGAGGTGGCGGCCGTGCACCAGAAGAGCCGCGGCACCTACGGCAGCCCGCGGGTGCACGCGGAGCTGCGAGCTGGGGGCCGGCGCGTCAGCCGCAAGCGCGTCGGGCGCCTCATGGGCCAGCAGGGCCTGGCCGCGCGCAAGAAGCGTCGCTTCGTGCGAACCACGGACTCACGCCACAGTCAGCCGGTGGCGTCCAACGTGCTCGCAAGGGACTTCTCCCCCGACCAGCCCAACTGCACCTGGGTGACGGATATCACCTACGTCTGGACGAGGCAGGGCTGGCTCTACCTGGCCGTGGTGCTCGACCTCTTCTCGCGTCTGGTCGTCGGCTGGGGCATGAGCGAGTTCATCGACCGCCACCTGGTGCTGGGCGCGCTCGACATGGCGCTCAAGGGCCGCCAGCCTCCGCGAGGGCTGCTGCACCACTCGGACAGGGGCAGCCAGTACGCCAGCGAGGACTACCAGCGAGCCCTGGCCTCCCGTGGCATCGAGTGCAGCATGAGCCGCAAGGGCAACTGCTGGGACAACGCAGTGGCTGAGAGCTTCTTCAGCACCTTGAAGATGGAACTCGTCCACGACGCGGACTTCGCCACGCGCGAGCAGGCCCGCTCCGCGCTCTTCGAGTACATCGAGGTCTTCTACAACCGCCAGCGCCGCCACTCCTCGCTGGGCTACGTGAGTCCGGTAGAGTATGAGCGGGCCGCCTTACCGGTGGCGCAGGCAGCATAA